Proteins encoded in a region of the Streptomyces sp. NBC_00310 genome:
- a CDS encoding MFS transporter, producing the protein MTPQETTVSSPARAGKREWTALGVLALPAMLITLDNTVLHLAVPHLNASLNPSGLQLLWAVDVYSFLIASLLVVAGTLGDRIGRRRLLLIGAVGFGAASLLTAFSTSAEMLIVSRALLGIAGATLTPSSMSLIRNMFHDARQRAVAFSVWIACFLVGGAIGPLVGGAMLEHFWWGSVFLLSVPAMVLTLILGPVLLPEYRDPEPGPLDWASAGLLVLSLLATVYGLKKLAGDGMAAVPVLALLAGLALGVAFVVRQRRLTHPLIDMGLFRERTFSVSLGAMGLALFVMSGSQFFMAQYIQMVVGLSPLEAGLASLPGSVGGVTGALLAPVALRWTRAAHVMTVGLAITAVGFVVLAQAGADSGPVTVMVALGLLNFGVGPAIVLGTDMMINSAPPEKAGAVSAISDTSHELGLGLGIAVLGSIGNAAYRGQVSGELPAGLPEEAAAGIQDTIGNAVDQVSRLPEDLGTAALDVAREAFTHGMVLVSVICGVLTVVTVFMTLGLRRVPAVVGSDEAGEADEAGRAGASEEPGKAGKPGEASAELQEAGGRTTD; encoded by the coding sequence ATGACTCCACAGGAAACGACCGTCTCTTCCCCCGCGCGCGCCGGAAAACGTGAATGGACGGCTCTCGGTGTTCTCGCTCTGCCGGCGATGCTCATCACCCTCGACAACACGGTGCTGCACCTGGCCGTGCCGCACCTGAACGCGAGCCTGAACCCCAGCGGTCTGCAACTGCTGTGGGCCGTCGACGTCTACAGCTTTCTGATCGCCAGCCTGCTGGTCGTCGCGGGTACGTTGGGCGACCGGATCGGGCGCCGCCGGCTGCTGCTGATCGGCGCGGTGGGCTTCGGTGCCGCCTCGCTGCTGACGGCGTTCTCCACCAGTGCCGAGATGCTGATCGTCAGCCGTGCGCTGCTCGGCATCGCCGGGGCGACCTTGACGCCTTCCTCGATGTCGCTGATCCGCAACATGTTCCACGACGCCCGGCAGCGTGCCGTGGCCTTCAGCGTCTGGATCGCCTGTTTCCTGGTGGGCGGCGCCATCGGCCCGCTCGTCGGTGGCGCGATGCTGGAACACTTCTGGTGGGGCTCGGTCTTCCTGCTGAGCGTGCCGGCCATGGTGCTCACGCTGATCCTCGGTCCCGTGCTGCTCCCCGAGTACCGCGACCCCGAGCCGGGCCCCCTGGACTGGGCGAGCGCGGGCCTGCTCGTGCTCTCCCTGCTCGCCACCGTCTACGGTCTCAAGAAGCTCGCCGGCGACGGCATGGCCGCGGTCCCCGTCCTGGCCCTCCTCGCCGGTCTCGCCCTGGGCGTGGCCTTCGTCGTGCGCCAGCGCAGGCTCACCCACCCGCTGATCGACATGGGGCTGTTCCGCGAGCGGACCTTCTCCGTATCCCTCGGTGCGATGGGGCTCGCCCTCTTCGTGATGTCGGGATCGCAGTTCTTCATGGCGCAGTACATCCAGATGGTGGTGGGACTGTCGCCGCTGGAGGCCGGGTTGGCGTCGCTGCCGGGCAGCGTCGGGGGTGTGACGGGGGCGTTGCTCGCCCCGGTGGCTCTGCGGTGGACGCGTGCGGCGCATGTGATGACCGTGGGCCTCGCGATCACCGCGGTCGGCTTCGTGGTCCTGGCCCAGGCAGGTGCCGACAGCGGGCCGGTCACGGTGATGGTCGCGCTGGGGCTGCTGAACTTCGGCGTCGGTCCCGCCATCGTGCTCGGCACCGACATGATGATCAATTCCGCGCCGCCGGAGAAGGCCGGAGCGGTCTCCGCCATCTCGGACACCTCTCACGAACTGGGCCTGGGCCTGGGCATCGCCGTACTCGGCAGCATCGGGAACGCGGCATACCGCGGTCAGGTCTCCGGCGAACTGCCCGCCGGGCTGCCCGAGGAGGCCGCTGCGGGGATCCAGGACACCATCGGCAACGCTGTCGACCAGGTCTCCCGTCTGCCGGAGGACCTCGGCACAGCCGCGCTGGATGTGGCACGGGAGGCGTTCACCCACGGGATGGTGCTGGTGAGCGTCATCTGCGGGGTCCTGACGGTGGTGACCGTGTTCATGACGCTGGGCCTGCGCAGGGTGCCCGCGGTCGTCGGGAGCGATGAGGCGGGCGAAGCCGACGAGGCCGGCAGGGCCGGCGCGTCCGAAGAGCCCGGCAAGGCAGGCAAGCCCGGCGAGGCGTCGGCGGAACTGCAGGAAGCCGGCGGCCGCACCACCGACTGA
- a CDS encoding GPR1/FUN34/YaaH family transporter codes for MSQTEHILHTSPVGAGVGDAKATVPATSAAPKPDASTGLYAPQPAMLGFAGFLLGSLSLAFYLKDVSIPANSLVAQLPIMVFSSAILLLMAAGWAMRLGDGVFAAVYGLFGTFWLSFSVLSIALNNNWMGEFENIEQRRATANFVLVWAIVIILLTLTTLRLPKAFTFLFVVVSTTLLVLFGSIEQAIDQMINNPAKPDDPWLVYVGIGTMFLFIAIGMYIFASAVHSATGAKRIPLGKPFIKSR; via the coding sequence ATGAGTCAGACAGAGCACATACTCCACACCTCCCCGGTCGGCGCGGGCGTCGGTGACGCCAAGGCGACCGTGCCCGCAACCTCCGCCGCACCCAAGCCGGATGCCTCCACCGGCCTCTACGCGCCGCAGCCCGCGATGCTGGGATTCGCCGGCTTCCTGCTCGGTTCCCTCTCGCTGGCGTTCTACCTGAAGGATGTCAGCATCCCGGCCAACTCCCTGGTCGCCCAGTTGCCGATCATGGTGTTCAGCAGCGCCATCCTGCTGCTGATGGCCGCCGGCTGGGCCATGCGCCTGGGAGACGGGGTGTTCGCCGCGGTGTACGGCCTGTTCGGCACGTTCTGGCTGAGCTTCTCGGTGCTCAGCATCGCGCTGAACAACAACTGGATGGGCGAATTCGAGAACATCGAACAGCGCAGGGCCACGGCCAACTTCGTCCTCGTCTGGGCCATTGTGATCATTCTGCTGACCCTGACGACCCTGCGCCTGCCCAAGGCGTTCACGTTCCTGTTCGTGGTGGTCTCCACGACGCTGCTCGTCCTCTTCGGGTCGATCGAGCAGGCCATCGACCAGATGATCAACAACCCGGCGAAGCCCGACGACCCGTGGCTCGTCTACGTGGGCATCGGCACCATGTTCCTCTTCATCGCCATCGGCATGTACATCTTCGCCAGCGCCGTGCACAGCGCCACCGGCGCCAAGCGCATACCGCTGGGCAAGCCGTTCATCAAGTCCCGGTAG